One Bacteroidota bacterium genomic window carries:
- a CDS encoding methyl-accepting chemotaxis protein: MNAYMLILLVSLGSIPASAIILKLIFGKSIMFTISFYSVLFTIFGTTLYFMLGLMGTKHLLWGTPLTFLIGTLTYIFLNRTIKKPLAKFISQIQQLSDGKLSLNSDRKKYQYELGVLNQSIIQLAAALNQVVSSIKDNSDELLSSGQQLQYSSETLSQGASEQAASVEETSSTMEQFASNIENNSENAKKADKISQQISLKIEQVSKASNESYQSIREISQKIGIINDIAFQTNILALNAAVEAARAGEYGKGFAVVAAEVRKLAERSKTAADEIVSLASSSVKLTEESGKLLNELVPEINQSGSLVQEIAASSLEQSNGVNQVNLSIQQLNSVTQQNAHAAEKLSGNAQSLANLANELNDIIAFFELSKSKDVNTMPTSSLLKTSIGAHPSY, encoded by the coding sequence ATGAACGCTTACATGCTTATTTTGCTTGTATCCCTGGGAAGTATACCTGCAAGTGCCATCATTCTCAAGCTTATTTTTGGTAAATCCATTATGTTTACGATCAGTTTTTACTCGGTATTGTTTACCATATTTGGTACAACCCTCTATTTTATGCTTGGCTTAATGGGTACAAAACACCTTCTTTGGGGCACGCCACTGACCTTTTTGATTGGAACACTCACGTATATCTTTTTAAACAGAACCATTAAGAAACCGTTGGCAAAGTTTATTTCGCAAATCCAGCAGCTATCGGATGGTAAACTTTCTCTAAACAGTGACAGGAAGAAATACCAATATGAGCTGGGTGTATTGAATCAATCCATAATACAGCTCGCAGCGGCCCTCAACCAGGTAGTTTCGAGTATTAAAGACAACAGTGATGAATTACTTTCTTCAGGTCAGCAGCTTCAGTATTCATCAGAAACCCTTTCGCAAGGAGCCAGCGAACAGGCGGCCTCTGTCGAAGAAACCAGTTCAACCATGGAGCAGTTTGCTTCCAATATCGAAAACAACAGCGAGAATGCGAAAAAAGCCGATAAAATAAGCCAGCAGATATCGCTGAAAATAGAACAGGTAAGCAAAGCATCGAACGAAAGTTACCAATCGATTCGGGAGATATCCCAAAAAATTGGAATAATCAACGACATAGCCTTTCAAACCAACATACTAGCTTTAAACGCAGCAGTAGAAGCAGCACGTGCCGGCGAGTATGGTAAAGGTTTTGCAGTAGTGGCCGCTGAAGTGCGCAAACTTGCCGAACGCAGCAAGACAGCTGCTGACGAAATTGTTTCACTTGCTTCATCGAGTGTAAAACTTACCGAAGAGTCGGGGAAATTACTTAATGAACTGGTACCCGAAATTAACCAATCGGGTTCGTTAGTGCAGGAAATTGCCGCCTCGAGCCTGGAACAAAGCAATGGCGTAAACCAGGTGAACCTCTCTATCCAGCAACTCAACAGCGTTACCCAACAAAACGCACATGCAGCCGAAAAACTTTCAGGCAATGCGCAATCACTTGCTAATCTGGCCAACGAGCTCAACGATATCATAGCCTTTTTCGAATTGTCTAAAAGCAAAGATGTCAATACCATGCCAACAAGCAGCCTGCTGAAAACTTCCATTGGTGCCCATCCATCTTATTAA
- a CDS encoding SpoIID/LytB domain-containing protein — protein MRIVVSVLLCCWQSYLIAQTIQVSLFNSKNVTTYTLSVRQGNYLLSCEDEKLAEYKRNSIFFINLVGDKIELRDQYAQIGLFKKIRLSSQDADGVMLLRGVNPATEAREYNDDLIFEISGNKLKVVNHINLEKYIAAVIEAESGINAGLEYYKAQGVLVRTYTIKNINKHAEEGFNLCDEVHCQAYHGRSARNPDIYRATSLTEGQVLIDRDSVLAMTPFHSSCGGQTSAAGIYWQSDLPYLQSVQDPFCQNHRNASWQKQVSKSEWHSFLQSKGITNPAEYGNYTFTNRQKYFNRNPDITMRQIRDQFKLRSTYFSLQTAGETVTFNGRGFGHGIGMCQIGAMEMAQVGYTYLDIIHFYFRQVSISNYREMELNRY, from the coding sequence ATGAGAATTGTTGTTTCAGTATTGCTGTGTTGCTGGCAAAGTTACCTGATTGCCCAAACCATTCAAGTCAGCCTTTTTAACAGTAAAAATGTAACTACCTATACCCTATCGGTACGTCAGGGAAACTACCTGCTCAGTTGCGAAGACGAAAAACTGGCTGAATACAAACGCAACAGCATATTTTTTATCAACCTTGTGGGCGATAAAATTGAGCTGCGCGACCAATATGCACAAATAGGGCTTTTTAAAAAAATACGATTGAGCAGCCAGGATGCCGATGGTGTAATGCTTTTACGCGGAGTAAACCCTGCCACCGAGGCTCGCGAATACAATGATGATTTGATTTTTGAAATTTCCGGAAACAAGTTAAAAGTGGTAAACCACATCAACCTCGAAAAGTATATAGCGGCAGTAATTGAAGCAGAAAGCGGTATCAATGCCGGCCTGGAATATTACAAAGCCCAGGGAGTTTTGGTGCGCACATACACCATTAAAAACATTAATAAACATGCCGAAGAGGGATTTAACCTCTGCGACGAAGTCCATTGCCAGGCCTACCACGGTAGAAGCGCCAGAAACCCAGATATTTACCGCGCTACAAGCCTTACCGAAGGGCAGGTTTTGATCGACCGGGATTCGGTGCTGGCCATGACACCCTTTCATTCGAGTTGTGGGGGACAAACCAGTGCTGCTGGTATCTATTGGCAAAGCGACCTGCCCTACCTTCAAAGTGTACAAGACCCCTTTTGCCAGAATCACCGAAATGCCAGTTGGCAAAAGCAAGTTTCGAAGAGTGAATGGCATAGTTTTCTGCAATCGAAAGGAATTACAAACCCGGCAGAATATGGTAACTATACCTTTACCAATCGACAGAAATACTTTAATCGCAATCCTGATATTACCATGCGGCAAATAAGAGATCAATTTAAGCTTCGCTCTACCTATTTTTCTTTACAAACTGCCGGAGAAACCGTCACTTTTAATGGAAGGGGATTTGGCCATGGCATTGGTATGTGCCAGATCGGAGCCATGGAAATGGCACAGGTAGGTTATACCTATCTTGATATCATTCATTTTTATTTTCGTCAGGTAAGCATCAGCAATTACCGCGAAATGGAATTGAACCGTTACTGA
- the lpxB gene encoding lipid-A-disaccharide synthase, translating to MKYYIIAGEASGDLHASNLIKSISQFDNEAEFRGFGGDKMMESGADIVVHYSKMAYMGAIEVLMNLRHIKNNFSLCYSDLLSWKPDAVILVDYAGFNLRVARFAKEHGITTLFYISPKVWAWKKSRIKKIKAWVDQLYLILPFETEYFAKRGYKQTFYVGNPLSDSIGNFRAENMVNESEFRDRYNLNDKPIVAILAGSRKQEVKLCLPDMLAAADCFPDYKFIVAGAPSLSEDFYAPFLKDHQATLVMNQTYQLLSIAEAAVVTSGTATLETALFKVPQVVVYRFNHLSYAIFSPFVKLQVKYFSLVNLIMDKPIVKEFLQYNLRKKIKSELAQILYDEDYREQMLKEYNSLAEQVGGPGTSERTARHMVHFLKGGK from the coding sequence ATGAAATATTACATTATAGCCGGTGAAGCATCGGGCGACCTGCATGCCAGTAATCTGATAAAGAGTATCAGTCAATTCGACAACGAGGCCGAGTTCCGTGGCTTTGGTGGCGATAAAATGATGGAATCAGGTGCAGACATCGTAGTGCATTACAGCAAAATGGCTTACATGGGTGCCATTGAGGTATTGATGAACCTCAGACATATAAAAAATAACTTTTCCCTTTGTTACAGCGACCTTTTAAGCTGGAAGCCCGATGCAGTGATTTTGGTTGATTATGCAGGATTTAACCTTCGGGTGGCCCGTTTTGCCAAAGAGCATGGAATTACCACTCTTTTTTACATCTCACCCAAGGTATGGGCCTGGAAAAAATCGCGTATTAAAAAGATTAAAGCCTGGGTGGATCAATTGTACCTCATTCTGCCCTTCGAAACCGAATATTTTGCTAAAAGAGGTTATAAGCAGACTTTTTACGTAGGGAATCCCCTAAGCGATTCCATTGGTAATTTCAGAGCCGAAAATATGGTAAACGAATCGGAATTCAGAGACCGGTATAACTTAAACGATAAGCCCATCGTGGCAATTCTTGCCGGGAGCCGTAAGCAGGAAGTAAAACTATGCCTGCCCGATATGTTGGCTGCAGCCGATTGCTTTCCGGATTATAAATTTATTGTGGCAGGGGCACCCTCACTCAGCGAGGACTTTTATGCACCGTTTCTAAAAGACCATCAGGCCACCCTGGTCATGAACCAAACCTACCAGTTACTCTCTATTGCCGAAGCCGCTGTGGTAACCTCCGGAACAGCGACCCTCGAAACAGCCCTTTTCAAAGTGCCACAAGTAGTTGTTTATCGCTTCAACCATTTGTCGTATGCCATTTTTAGTCCCTTTGTAAAGCTTCAGGTAAAATATTTTTCGCTGGTGAACCTGATCATGGACAAACCTATTGTAAAGGAATTTCTTCAATACAACTTAAGAAAAAAAATCAAATCAGAACTTGCACAAATTCTTTACGATGAGGACTACCGCGAACAAATGCTCAAAGAATACAACAGCCTTGCCGAACAGGTTGGCGGACCAGGCACCTCGGAGCGAACAGCAAGGCATATGGTTCACTTTTTAAAGGGTGGCAAATGA
- the surE gene encoding 5'/3'-nucleotidase SurE has translation MVAGSRRLILVTNDDDITARGIAALVEALMDLGDIIVVAPEEPQSGMSHAITVKHPLRIRTIKKSEEYSMYAVNGTPVDCVKLAINQILTRKPDLLVSGINHGSNSSTSILYSGTMGAALEGSINHIPSIGFSHANYSRDSDLEAARQYARQITEMVLENGLPRSVCLNVNIPEGGYDDILGIKICRQTMGYWKEEFDRRLDPVGKEYFWLTGEYHNHEPEATDTDEWALKNRYVSIVPVHSDLTSYETIKLMNQWDF, from the coding sequence ATGGTTGCGGGAAGCAGAAGATTAATTCTGGTCACAAACGACGATGATATTACCGCCAGGGGCATTGCCGCGCTGGTAGAAGCATTAATGGATTTAGGAGATATCATTGTAGTAGCACCCGAAGAACCCCAGTCGGGAATGTCTCATGCCATCACTGTCAAGCATCCGCTTCGCATACGCACCATTAAAAAATCAGAAGAATATAGTATGTATGCCGTAAACGGCACTCCGGTAGACTGCGTAAAGCTTGCCATAAACCAGATTCTCACCCGTAAGCCTGACCTGTTGGTTTCGGGCATCAACCATGGAAGTAACTCATCGACCAGTATCTTGTATTCGGGTACCATGGGTGCAGCCCTGGAAGGCAGCATCAACCATATACCCTCGATAGGGTTTTCGCATGCCAATTACAGCCGCGATTCTGACCTCGAAGCCGCCAGGCAATATGCAAGGCAAATTACCGAAATGGTGCTGGAGAACGGACTTCCCCGAAGTGTTTGTTTAAATGTGAACATTCCGGAAGGAGGTTACGATGACATATTGGGCATAAAAATCTGCCGTCAAACCATGGGGTATTGGAAAGAAGAATTCGACAGGCGTTTGGACCCGGTTGGAAAAGAGTATTTCTGGCTCACAGGCGAATACCATAACCACGAACCTGAAGCCACCGATACCGATGAGTGGGCTCTGAAAAACAGGTATGTTTCCATTGTGCCTGTGCATAGCGACCTGACCAGTTACGAAACAATTAAACTCATGAATCAATGGGATTTTTAG
- a CDS encoding phenylalanine--tRNA ligase subunit beta, with translation MKISYNWLKDYLHTDLDPEELSKLLTSIGLEVEGLEEYEEVKGGLKGFVVGEVMQCSKHPNADKLSLTKVNVGQGTLLDVVCGAPNVAAGQKVIVATVGTEIFMGDKSFTISKSKIRGEESEGMICAEDELGLGKGHEGIMVLESSAKPGTPAAEFFNIKSDTVFEIGLTPNRIDAASHMGVARDLAASLSLTKPVVLKKPETNGFKPGDNKGQIIVRVEDTQACRRYAGITIRQVKIAPSPSWMQHRLKAIGINPINNIVDITNYVLHEMGQPLHAFDADSLAGKTIVVRKAREGELFVTLDGTERKLSASDLMICDAEKPACMAGVFGGLHSGVNEATRNIFLESANFDPISVRKTARRHLLNTDSSFRFERGVDPEITTEALRRAALLIAEIAGGIIASEITDIYPTPIKPIQLRVHYSHIDRLIGKKLDHGLIKKILESLDIQVLAEKDDALDLSLPPYRVDVTREADVIEEILRIYGYNNVEFPDKISASLSPSVKPDNELMVNRISDFMAANGFNEIMSNSLTRSAYYANQKTYPAGLGVKILNPLSSDLDAMRQTLLFNGLEAINYNINRQNGNLRFFEFGRCYSLSGKTEDSNALKKYSEEQRLAIFLTGNKAEPSWFAPDQKASFYSLKAYCEKIIEKMIGQTTACKVSPLEEKEDLFQGGLQYTVNNKTLLEVGTVSPLLARQLDIDQEVHFAELRWDILLKLSGKPVHFKEMPRFPEVRRDLALLIDEQTSFSQIKDLALQTEKKLLKRINLFDFYQGKNIPQGKKSYGVSFYLQDEQKTLTDTEIERIMQKMADKMRVELGAELR, from the coding sequence ATGAAGATTTCCTATAATTGGTTAAAAGATTACCTGCACACTGACCTGGATCCTGAAGAACTTTCGAAACTCCTTACCAGCATTGGTCTTGAAGTGGAAGGCCTTGAAGAATATGAAGAAGTAAAAGGCGGGTTAAAAGGTTTTGTGGTAGGCGAAGTGATGCAATGCAGCAAGCATCCGAATGCTGATAAACTTAGTCTTACCAAAGTAAATGTGGGCCAGGGCACTTTGCTCGACGTAGTGTGTGGGGCTCCCAATGTGGCTGCCGGACAAAAAGTGATAGTGGCCACTGTGGGTACTGAGATTTTTATGGGCGATAAGAGTTTTACCATTAGCAAGAGTAAAATCAGGGGTGAGGAATCGGAAGGAATGATTTGCGCCGAAGATGAATTAGGACTTGGAAAAGGACACGAAGGTATTATGGTTCTTGAAAGCTCCGCTAAACCAGGTACTCCTGCAGCTGAATTTTTCAATATCAAGAGCGATACAGTTTTTGAAATAGGTCTTACACCCAACCGCATCGATGCCGCTTCGCATATGGGAGTAGCCCGTGACCTGGCAGCCAGCTTGTCGCTGACTAAGCCGGTGGTATTGAAAAAACCGGAGACAAATGGGTTTAAGCCGGGCGATAACAAGGGTCAGATAATAGTTCGAGTAGAAGATACTCAAGCTTGCCGTCGGTATGCTGGTATTACTATCCGGCAGGTGAAAATTGCCCCATCTCCTTCGTGGATGCAGCATCGCCTGAAGGCTATCGGTATCAACCCCATCAACAACATTGTCGATATTACCAACTATGTGCTGCATGAAATGGGCCAGCCCCTGCATGCCTTCGATGCGGATTCGCTGGCTGGTAAAACCATTGTTGTGCGAAAAGCCCGCGAAGGAGAACTTTTTGTTACCCTCGATGGCACCGAACGAAAACTTTCTGCCAGCGACCTGATGATTTGTGATGCCGAAAAACCCGCTTGCATGGCAGGAGTTTTTGGTGGTTTGCATTCCGGAGTGAACGAGGCAACTCGAAATATTTTTCTCGAAAGTGCCAACTTCGATCCGATATCCGTTCGAAAAACTGCCCGCCGACACCTACTGAATACCGATTCGTCTTTTCGTTTCGAGAGGGGAGTAGACCCTGAAATTACCACCGAAGCGCTTCGACGGGCAGCCCTTCTGATTGCAGAAATTGCCGGTGGCATCATAGCTTCAGAAATTACCGATATATATCCAACTCCCATTAAGCCCATTCAACTGAGGGTGCATTACAGCCATATCGACCGGCTTATTGGTAAGAAGCTCGACCATGGGCTGATTAAAAAGATACTGGAAAGTCTCGACATTCAGGTGTTGGCCGAGAAAGACGATGCACTTGACTTATCCCTGCCACCCTATCGTGTAGATGTAACCCGCGAGGCCGATGTAATTGAAGAAATTTTGCGCATTTATGGCTACAACAATGTGGAGTTCCCCGATAAAATTTCAGCCAGTTTATCGCCTTCGGTAAAGCCGGATAATGAATTAATGGTCAATAGGATTTCTGATTTTATGGCCGCCAATGGTTTCAACGAGATTATGTCGAATTCCCTCACGCGAAGTGCTTACTATGCCAACCAGAAAACCTATCCGGCCGGGCTTGGTGTAAAAATTCTAAATCCCTTGAGTTCAGACCTCGATGCGATGCGCCAGACTTTGTTGTTTAACGGCCTTGAAGCTATCAACTACAACATCAACAGGCAAAACGGCAATTTGCGCTTTTTCGAATTTGGACGTTGCTATTCCCTCTCAGGCAAAACAGAGGATTCCAATGCCCTCAAAAAATATTCAGAAGAGCAGAGATTGGCTATTTTTCTGACCGGAAACAAGGCAGAGCCTTCGTGGTTTGCCCCAGATCAGAAAGCAAGTTTCTACAGCCTGAAAGCCTATTGCGAAAAGATAATAGAAAAAATGATTGGCCAGACCACTGCCTGCAAGGTTAGCCCGCTCGAAGAAAAAGAAGATCTGTTCCAGGGTGGTTTGCAGTATACAGTGAATAACAAAACATTGCTTGAAGTGGGTACTGTTTCGCCCTTGCTTGCCCGCCAGCTCGATATTGACCAGGAAGTACATTTTGCTGAGCTCCGGTGGGATATCTTACTGAAACTGTCCGGTAAGCCCGTTCATTTTAAAGAGATGCCCCGGTTCCCTGAGGTGCGGCGAGATTTGGCCCTCCTCATTGATGAGCAAACAAGTTTCTCACAGATTAAAGACCTTGCCCTGCAAACCGAAAAGAAACTCCTCAAAAGAATTAACCTGTTCGACTTTTACCAGGGAAAAAATATTCCGCAAGGCAAAAAGTCATACGGTGTTAGTTTCTATCTGCAAGATGAGCAGAAAACACTTACCGATACCGAAATCGAGCGCATAATGCAGAAAATGGCCGATAAAATGAGAGTGGAATTGGGAGCTGAGTTGCGGTAA
- a CDS encoding O-acetyl-ADP-ribose deacetylase, whose product MYQLQLLKGDITSLQVDAIVNAANSTLLGGGGVDGAIHRKAGIGLLEECKNLDGCATGEAKITSGYNLLAKFVIHTVGPVWRGGGFQEEALLQSCYYNSLRLAEKFKLKSIAFPNISTGIYGFPKDRAAIIAIETVKEAAMSFTQIEQVIFVAFDEENYDIYQKLLT is encoded by the coding sequence ATGTATCAGTTACAACTATTAAAAGGAGATATCACTTCACTACAAGTCGATGCCATAGTCAATGCAGCCAATTCCACGCTTTTAGGAGGTGGTGGTGTCGATGGCGCCATACATCGCAAAGCTGGCATTGGTTTACTCGAAGAATGCAAAAACCTGGATGGTTGTGCCACTGGCGAAGCCAAAATTACCAGTGGTTACAACCTGTTGGCAAAATTTGTAATTCATACCGTAGGACCTGTGTGGCGTGGAGGAGGTTTTCAGGAAGAAGCACTGCTGCAGAGTTGTTACTACAATAGTCTGCGCCTTGCTGAAAAGTTCAAACTCAAATCCATTGCTTTTCCGAATATCAGCACGGGCATTTATGGCTTTCCGAAAGACAGGGCGGCTATTATTGCCATAGAGACAGTGAAGGAGGCGGCCATGAGTTTTACGCAAATTGAACAGGTAATATTTGTGGCTTTCGACGAGGAAAATTACGATATTTACCAAAAGCTGCTGACTTGA
- a CDS encoding DUF3108 domain-containing protein → MLKTILISGFLILGITGQSQCVFRNTTFATGESIEYEVYYNWGFVWLNAGWVRFQVKDTLFNKYDCYLLDSYGSSHNSYDWLYKVRDHYRSCLHKESLQPLYFHRKNYEGGYEVDDRYVFNWKKKEAYAYTQNSKKAFSIDTVTLPACTFDLLSLIYYARNVDFDNMKTGDKLPVITIIDTTVYNLYIRYLGREKITDRNGKEFACIKFSALLVEGTIFKGGEDMFVWVTDDANRIPVLVESKILVGSVKAYLSGTKGLRHPIKYF, encoded by the coding sequence TTGCTGAAAACCATCCTAATATCCGGCTTTCTTATTCTTGGGATCACAGGTCAAAGCCAATGTGTTTTCAGAAATACCACCTTTGCCACCGGCGAGTCTATCGAGTACGAAGTCTATTACAACTGGGGCTTTGTCTGGCTCAATGCCGGATGGGTGCGGTTTCAGGTAAAAGATACCCTTTTTAATAAGTACGATTGCTATCTGCTCGATTCCTACGGATCGAGCCATAACTCATACGATTGGCTTTACAAAGTGCGCGACCATTATCGCTCTTGTCTTCATAAGGAAAGCCTTCAGCCGCTGTATTTTCATCGAAAGAATTACGAAGGTGGTTACGAAGTTGATGACCGGTATGTATTCAACTGGAAAAAAAAAGAAGCCTATGCCTATACCCAAAACAGCAAAAAGGCCTTCTCTATCGATACTGTAACTTTACCCGCTTGTACCTTCGACCTGCTCTCGCTTATATACTATGCCCGTAACGTGGATTTCGACAACATGAAAACAGGCGACAAACTTCCTGTAATTACCATTATTGATACTACTGTTTACAACCTTTATATCCGATATCTGGGACGAGAGAAGATTACAGACCGGAACGGAAAAGAATTTGCCTGCATCAAATTTTCGGCTTTGTTGGTAGAAGGCACCATTTTTAAGGGGGGCGAAGATATGTTTGTATGGGTTACCGACGATGCCAACAGGATTCCTGTGTTGGTAGAATCTAAGATTTTAGTGGGGTCGGTAAAGGCCTATCTGTCTGGCACAAAAGGTTTACGGCATCCAATTAAATATTTCTGA
- a CDS encoding WD40 repeat domain-containing protein translates to MKRFVFLSLKVLLFVFSIHAQDAEYLIYEYKEHQDKVNTLAFDASSGRLASGGEDKSIVVRLIGSDSPSLQLTENYYPVKDLEFFGSEQLFVSSGSDIKLINLNGETVALYQGCATHIWSIDYAPERNKLTSGSYDRRVKVWDVATMNIDFELTGHEKTALVSVFSLDENYLATGSRDQSIKIWNAQNGLLLHTFEKHSGNIYDLQYHPNTRYLASASDDKTIRLWDVDQKELVKTYAGHQGAVMDIAFSPDGFFLYSASIDGTVIIWEVATGQKLYSFVEHTGSVNALAVSSDGMMVATAGDDGRVILWKSAAVIAVDTYYKDKLENEKAETPLFQARQKGESKEAWQQRLQEARVAEKLLIEKYYQQYTQSKNNKNIP, encoded by the coding sequence ATGAAGCGATTTGTCTTTCTTTCTTTAAAGGTTTTGTTATTTGTATTTTCAATCCACGCCCAGGATGCAGAATATCTGATTTATGAGTACAAAGAACATCAGGACAAGGTAAATACCCTGGCTTTCGATGCATCGTCAGGCAGGCTGGCTTCAGGTGGAGAAGATAAAAGCATTGTGGTGCGTTTAATAGGTTCTGATAGTCCTTCATTGCAGCTGACTGAGAACTATTACCCGGTAAAGGACCTTGAATTTTTTGGTTCCGAACAATTGTTTGTTTCGTCTGGTAGCGACATCAAACTAATCAACCTAAATGGTGAAACAGTGGCCTTATACCAGGGTTGTGCCACCCACATCTGGTCAATCGATTATGCACCTGAGCGTAATAAGCTAACTTCCGGTTCTTATGACCGTAGGGTGAAAGTATGGGATGTAGCTACTATGAATATAGACTTTGAGCTGACTGGTCATGAAAAAACTGCTCTTGTGTCTGTGTTCAGCCTCGACGAAAATTACTTAGCCACCGGATCGAGAGACCAGAGTATAAAAATATGGAATGCTCAGAACGGCTTGTTGTTGCATACATTCGAAAAACACTCCGGAAACATTTACGACCTGCAGTATCATCCCAATACGCGCTACCTGGCCTCAGCATCAGACGATAAAACCATTCGCTTATGGGATGTGGATCAGAAAGAGTTGGTAAAAACATATGCGGGACATCAGGGAGCTGTGATGGATATTGCTTTTTCGCCGGATGGTTTTTTTCTTTATAGCGCCTCCATAGACGGCACTGTTATCATCTGGGAGGTAGCAACAGGCCAGAAGCTTTACAGCTTTGTCGAACATACCGGAAGTGTCAATGCCCTGGCAGTGAGTTCCGATGGAATGATGGTAGCCACCGCCGGCGACGATGGAAGGGTGATTTTATGGAAATCGGCAGCTGTGATTGCAGTAGACACCTATTATAAAGATAAACTTGAAAATGAAAAGGCAGAAACCCCCCTTTTTCAAGCCCGCCAGAAAGGTGAATCGAAAGAAGCCTGGCAGCAGAGATTGCAGGAAGCCAGAGTTGCTGAGAAGCTGCTGATTGAGAAGTATTATCAGCAGTATACCCAAAGTAAGAATAACAAGAATATCCCTTAA